From Candidatus Methylomirabilota bacterium, a single genomic window includes:
- a CDS encoding type IV pilus twitching motility protein PilT has translation MDLDTLLVASVTEGASDLHLKPNSPPIFRVHGRLVPRPDLGVVTAADMEGVARRVLPERLYGQLKDGREIDVAYAVRDHGRFRVNMFLSTGQIRSVMRAIPTRKPRFEELNLPPVLEKLSMERRGMILVTGITGSGKSTTLAAMIDFINRSRNDHIITIEDPIEFAHEDINCVVSQREIGHDSTNFAIALRAALREDPDVILVGEMRDPETMSVALHAAETGHLVLSTLHTLNATETVNRIIGTFPPHQEQQIRDQLAAVIVGVLSQRLVPTIGGDGRVPAVEVMIGTALIKDCIREAKRTAEIPAYIAQGTAQYGMQTFDQCLLKLYRDGIISYETAREAATNADDFDLKVRGIFSTGELTFEGDQKKPAPGLPGPGGGPAPGAGASPFRKR, from the coding sequence GTGGACCTCGACACGCTCCTCGTCGCCAGCGTCACGGAGGGCGCCTCCGACCTGCACCTCAAGCCGAACTCGCCCCCCATCTTCCGCGTCCACGGCCGGCTGGTGCCCCGGCCCGACCTGGGTGTCGTCACCGCCGCGGACATGGAAGGGGTGGCCCGGCGCGTCCTGCCCGAGCGCCTGTACGGCCAGCTCAAGGACGGCCGCGAGATCGATGTGGCCTACGCCGTCCGGGACCACGGCCGCTTCCGCGTCAACATGTTCCTGTCGACGGGCCAGATCCGCTCCGTCATGCGGGCGATTCCCACCCGCAAGCCGCGCTTCGAGGAGCTGAACCTGCCCCCGGTGCTGGAGAAGCTCTCCATGGAGCGGCGCGGGATGATCCTCGTCACCGGCATCACCGGGTCCGGCAAGTCGACGACGCTGGCCGCGATGATCGACTTCATCAACCGGAGCCGGAACGATCACATCATCACCATCGAGGATCCCATCGAGTTCGCCCACGAGGACATCAACTGCGTGGTCAGCCAGCGCGAGATCGGCCACGACTCGACCAACTTCGCCATCGCGCTGCGCGCGGCGCTGCGCGAGGACCCCGACGTCATCCTGGTCGGTGAGATGCGCGACCCCGAGACCATGTCGGTGGCCCTGCACGCCGCCGAGACGGGCCACCTCGTGCTCTCCACCCTGCACACCCTGAACGCGACGGAAACGGTGAACCGCATCATCGGCACGTTCCCGCCGCACCAGGAGCAGCAGATCCGTGACCAGCTCGCCGCCGTCATCGTGGGCGTCCTCTCCCAGCGGCTGGTGCCCACCATCGGGGGCGACGGGCGGGTGCCGGCGGTGGAGGTCATGATCGGCACCGCCCTCATCAAGGACTGCATCCGGGAGGCCAAGCGCACGGCCGAGATTCCGGCCTACATCGCCCAGGGCACCGCGCAGTACGGCATGCAGACCTTCGACCAGTGCCTGCTCAAGCTCTACCGCGACGGGATCATCTCCTACGAGACGGCCCGGGAAGCCGCCACCAACGCCGACGACTTCGACCTCAAGGTGCGCGGCATCTTCTCGACCGGTGAGTTGACGTTCGAGGGCGACCAGAAGAAGCCGGCGCCGGGCCTTCCGGGGCCGGGCGGCGGGCCCGCTCCCGGCGCGGGCGCGAGCCCGTTCCGCAAGCGATAG